Proteins encoded by one window of Vidua chalybeata isolate OUT-0048 chromosome 8, bVidCha1 merged haplotype, whole genome shotgun sequence:
- the TIAL1 gene encoding nucleolysin TIAR isoform X1: protein MEDDGQPRTLYVGNLSRDVTEVLILQLFSQIGPCKSCKMITEQPDSRRVNSSVGFSVLQHTSNDPYCFVEFYEHRDAAAALAAMNGRKILGKEVKVNWATTPSSQKKDTSNHFHVFVGDLSPEITTEDIKSAFAPFGKISDARVVKDMATGKSKGYGFVSFYNKLDAENAIVHMGGQWLGGRQIRTNWATRKPPAPKSTQENNTKQLRFEDVVNQSSPKNCTVYCGGIASGLTDQLMRQTFSPFGQIMEIRVFPEKGYSFVRFSTHESAAHAIVSVNGTTIEGHVVKCYWGKESPDMTKNFQQVDYSQWGQWSQVYGNPQQYGQYMANGWQVPSYGMYGQAWNQQGFGVDQSPSAAWMGGFGAQPAQGQGAPVIPNQAGYGMASYQTQ, encoded by the exons ATGGAAGACGACGGGCAGCCGAGGACCCT CTATGTAGGAAACCTCTCCAGAGATGTGACTGAGGTTCTCATACTTCAGTTATTCAGCCAGATTGGACCATGCAAAAGCTGTAAAATGATAACAGAG CAACCCGATAGCAGAAGGGTCAACTCTTCTGTtggattttctgttttgcagcatACAAGCAATGACCCTTATTGCTTTGTGGAATTTTATGAACACAGagatgcagctgctgcattAGCTGCTATGAATGGGAGAAAAATTTTGGGAAAG GAGGTCAAAGTAAACTGGGCAACAACACCAAGTAGCCAGAAAAAAGATACATCCA atcaCTTCCATGTGTTCGTTGGGGATTTAAGTCCAGAAATAACAACAGAAGACATCAAGTCAGCATTTGCTCCTTTTGGTAAAATATC GGATGCACGGGTAGTTAAAGATATGGCAACTGGAAAGTCAAAAGGCTATGGTTTTGTATCTTTTTATAACAAACTG GATGCAGAAAATGCTATTGTACACATGGGAGGCCAGTGGTTGGGAGGCCGCCAGATCAGAACTAACTGGGCAACAAGGAAACCACCAGCCCCTAAAAGTACACAAGAAA ATAATACAAAACAGTTGAGATTTGAAGATGTAGTAAATCAGTCAAGTCCAAAAAATTGTACTGTGTACTGTGGAGGAATTGCCTCGGGGCTAACAG ATCAGCTTATGAGACAGACTTTTTCACCGTTTGGACAGATTATGGAAATAAGGGTGTTTCCAGAAAAAGGTTACTCATTTGTCAG gTTTTCAACCCATGAAAGTGCAGCACATGCTATTGTTTCAGTTAATGGAACCACAATTGAAGGACATGTTGTTAAATGTTATTGGGGTAAAGAATCCCCTGATATGACTAAGAACTTCCAACAG GTGGATTACAGTCAGTGGGGACAATGGAGCCAAGTATATGGAAATCCACAACAGTATGGGCAATATATGGCTAATGGGTGGCAGGTACCGTCGTATGGAATGTACGGCCAAGCATGGAATCAACAGGGTTTTGGAGTAGA cCAATCTCCATCTGCTGCCTGGATGGGTGGATTTGGTGCTCAGCCTGCCCAGGGACAAGGTGCTCCTGTAATACCTAACCAAGCTGGATATGGTATGGCAAGCTACCAAACGCAGTGA
- the TIAL1 gene encoding nucleolysin TIAR isoform X2 translates to MEDDGQPRTLYVGNLSRDVTEVLILQLFSQIGPCKSCKMITEHTSNDPYCFVEFYEHRDAAAALAAMNGRKILGKEVKVNWATTPSSQKKDTSNHFHVFVGDLSPEITTEDIKSAFAPFGKISDARVVKDMATGKSKGYGFVSFYNKLDAENAIVHMGGQWLGGRQIRTNWATRKPPAPKSTQENNTKQLRFEDVVNQSSPKNCTVYCGGIASGLTDQLMRQTFSPFGQIMEIRVFPEKGYSFVRFSTHESAAHAIVSVNGTTIEGHVVKCYWGKESPDMTKNFQQVDYSQWGQWSQVYGNPQQYGQYMANGWQVPSYGMYGQAWNQQGFGVDQSPSAAWMGGFGAQPAQGQGAPVIPNQAGYGMASYQTQ, encoded by the exons ATGGAAGACGACGGGCAGCCGAGGACCCT CTATGTAGGAAACCTCTCCAGAGATGTGACTGAGGTTCTCATACTTCAGTTATTCAGCCAGATTGGACCATGCAAAAGCTGTAAAATGATAACAGAG catACAAGCAATGACCCTTATTGCTTTGTGGAATTTTATGAACACAGagatgcagctgctgcattAGCTGCTATGAATGGGAGAAAAATTTTGGGAAAG GAGGTCAAAGTAAACTGGGCAACAACACCAAGTAGCCAGAAAAAAGATACATCCA atcaCTTCCATGTGTTCGTTGGGGATTTAAGTCCAGAAATAACAACAGAAGACATCAAGTCAGCATTTGCTCCTTTTGGTAAAATATC GGATGCACGGGTAGTTAAAGATATGGCAACTGGAAAGTCAAAAGGCTATGGTTTTGTATCTTTTTATAACAAACTG GATGCAGAAAATGCTATTGTACACATGGGAGGCCAGTGGTTGGGAGGCCGCCAGATCAGAACTAACTGGGCAACAAGGAAACCACCAGCCCCTAAAAGTACACAAGAAA ATAATACAAAACAGTTGAGATTTGAAGATGTAGTAAATCAGTCAAGTCCAAAAAATTGTACTGTGTACTGTGGAGGAATTGCCTCGGGGCTAACAG ATCAGCTTATGAGACAGACTTTTTCACCGTTTGGACAGATTATGGAAATAAGGGTGTTTCCAGAAAAAGGTTACTCATTTGTCAG gTTTTCAACCCATGAAAGTGCAGCACATGCTATTGTTTCAGTTAATGGAACCACAATTGAAGGACATGTTGTTAAATGTTATTGGGGTAAAGAATCCCCTGATATGACTAAGAACTTCCAACAG GTGGATTACAGTCAGTGGGGACAATGGAGCCAAGTATATGGAAATCCACAACAGTATGGGCAATATATGGCTAATGGGTGGCAGGTACCGTCGTATGGAATGTACGGCCAAGCATGGAATCAACAGGGTTTTGGAGTAGA cCAATCTCCATCTGCTGCCTGGATGGGTGGATTTGGTGCTCAGCCTGCCCAGGGACAAGGTGCTCCTGTAATACCTAACCAAGCTGGATATGGTATGGCAAGCTACCAAACGCAGTGA
- the TIAL1 gene encoding nucleolysin TIAR isoform X3, whose translation MEDDGQPRTLYVGNLSRDVTEVLILQLFSQIGPCKSCKMITEQPDSRRVNSSVGFSVLQHTSNDPYCFVEFYEHRDAAAALAAMNGRKILGKEVKVNWATTPSSQKKDTSNHFHVFVGDLSPEITTEDIKSAFAPFGKISDARVVKDMATGKSKGYGFVSFYNKLDAENAIVHMGGQWLGGRQIRTNWATRKPPAPKSTQENNTKQLRFEDVVNQSSPKNCTVYCGGIASGLTDQLMRQTFSPFGQIMEIRVFPEKGYSFVRFSTHESAAHAIVSVNGTTIEGHVVKCYWGKESPDMTKNFQQLCSSSSNWASDFDGISVTVFWI comes from the exons ATGGAAGACGACGGGCAGCCGAGGACCCT CTATGTAGGAAACCTCTCCAGAGATGTGACTGAGGTTCTCATACTTCAGTTATTCAGCCAGATTGGACCATGCAAAAGCTGTAAAATGATAACAGAG CAACCCGATAGCAGAAGGGTCAACTCTTCTGTtggattttctgttttgcagcatACAAGCAATGACCCTTATTGCTTTGTGGAATTTTATGAACACAGagatgcagctgctgcattAGCTGCTATGAATGGGAGAAAAATTTTGGGAAAG GAGGTCAAAGTAAACTGGGCAACAACACCAAGTAGCCAGAAAAAAGATACATCCA atcaCTTCCATGTGTTCGTTGGGGATTTAAGTCCAGAAATAACAACAGAAGACATCAAGTCAGCATTTGCTCCTTTTGGTAAAATATC GGATGCACGGGTAGTTAAAGATATGGCAACTGGAAAGTCAAAAGGCTATGGTTTTGTATCTTTTTATAACAAACTG GATGCAGAAAATGCTATTGTACACATGGGAGGCCAGTGGTTGGGAGGCCGCCAGATCAGAACTAACTGGGCAACAAGGAAACCACCAGCCCCTAAAAGTACACAAGAAA ATAATACAAAACAGTTGAGATTTGAAGATGTAGTAAATCAGTCAAGTCCAAAAAATTGTACTGTGTACTGTGGAGGAATTGCCTCGGGGCTAACAG ATCAGCTTATGAGACAGACTTTTTCACCGTTTGGACAGATTATGGAAATAAGGGTGTTTCCAGAAAAAGGTTACTCATTTGTCAG gTTTTCAACCCATGAAAGTGCAGCACATGCTATTGTTTCAGTTAATGGAACCACAATTGAAGGACATGTTGTTAAATGTTATTGGGGTAAAGAATCCCCTGATATGACTAAGAACTTCCAACAG TTATGTTCCAGTTCATCAAATTGGGCTAGTGATTTTGATGGAATATCTGTTACTGTCTTCTGGATATGA
- the TIAL1 gene encoding nucleolysin TIAR isoform X6 produces MEDDGQPRTLYVGNLSRDVTEVLILQLFSQIGPCKSCKMITEHTSNDPYCFVEFYEHRDAAAALAAMNGRKILGKEVKVNWATTPSSQKKDTSNHFHVFVGDLSPEITTEDIKSAFAPFGKISIAHKNGQDLEG; encoded by the exons ATGGAAGACGACGGGCAGCCGAGGACCCT CTATGTAGGAAACCTCTCCAGAGATGTGACTGAGGTTCTCATACTTCAGTTATTCAGCCAGATTGGACCATGCAAAAGCTGTAAAATGATAACAGAG catACAAGCAATGACCCTTATTGCTTTGTGGAATTTTATGAACACAGagatgcagctgctgcattAGCTGCTATGAATGGGAGAAAAATTTTGGGAAAG GAGGTCAAAGTAAACTGGGCAACAACACCAAGTAGCCAGAAAAAAGATACATCCA atcaCTTCCATGTGTTCGTTGGGGATTTAAGTCCAGAAATAACAACAGAAGACATCAAGTCAGCATTTGCTCCTTTTGGTAAAATATC AATTGCTCATAAGAATGGACAGGATCTTGAAGGCTAA
- the TIAL1 gene encoding nucleolysin TIAR isoform X4 — protein sequence MDARVVKDMATGKSKGYGFVSFYNKLDAENAIVHMGGQWLGGRQIRTNWATRKPPAPKSTQENNTKQLRFEDVVNQSSPKNCTVYCGGIASGLTDQLMRQTFSPFGQIMEIRVFPEKGYSFVRFSTHESAAHAIVSVNGTTIEGHVVKCYWGKESPDMTKNFQQVDYSQWGQWSQVYGNPQQYGQYMANGWQVPSYGMYGQAWNQQGFGVDQSPSAAWMGGFGAQPAQGQGAPVIPNQAGYGMASYQTQ from the exons AT GGATGCACGGGTAGTTAAAGATATGGCAACTGGAAAGTCAAAAGGCTATGGTTTTGTATCTTTTTATAACAAACTG GATGCAGAAAATGCTATTGTACACATGGGAGGCCAGTGGTTGGGAGGCCGCCAGATCAGAACTAACTGGGCAACAAGGAAACCACCAGCCCCTAAAAGTACACAAGAAA ATAATACAAAACAGTTGAGATTTGAAGATGTAGTAAATCAGTCAAGTCCAAAAAATTGTACTGTGTACTGTGGAGGAATTGCCTCGGGGCTAACAG ATCAGCTTATGAGACAGACTTTTTCACCGTTTGGACAGATTATGGAAATAAGGGTGTTTCCAGAAAAAGGTTACTCATTTGTCAG gTTTTCAACCCATGAAAGTGCAGCACATGCTATTGTTTCAGTTAATGGAACCACAATTGAAGGACATGTTGTTAAATGTTATTGGGGTAAAGAATCCCCTGATATGACTAAGAACTTCCAACAG GTGGATTACAGTCAGTGGGGACAATGGAGCCAAGTATATGGAAATCCACAACAGTATGGGCAATATATGGCTAATGGGTGGCAGGTACCGTCGTATGGAATGTACGGCCAAGCATGGAATCAACAGGGTTTTGGAGTAGA cCAATCTCCATCTGCTGCCTGGATGGGTGGATTTGGTGCTCAGCCTGCCCAGGGACAAGGTGCTCCTGTAATACCTAACCAAGCTGGATATGGTATGGCAAGCTACCAAACGCAGTGA
- the TIAL1 gene encoding nucleolysin TIAR isoform X5, which translates to MATGKSKGYGFVSFYNKLDAENAIVHMGGQWLGGRQIRTNWATRKPPAPKSTQENNTKQLRFEDVVNQSSPKNCTVYCGGIASGLTDQLMRQTFSPFGQIMEIRVFPEKGYSFVRFSTHESAAHAIVSVNGTTIEGHVVKCYWGKESPDMTKNFQQVDYSQWGQWSQVYGNPQQYGQYMANGWQVPSYGMYGQAWNQQGFGVDQSPSAAWMGGFGAQPAQGQGAPVIPNQAGYGMASYQTQ; encoded by the exons ATGGCAACTGGAAAGTCAAAAGGCTATGGTTTTGTATCTTTTTATAACAAACTG GATGCAGAAAATGCTATTGTACACATGGGAGGCCAGTGGTTGGGAGGCCGCCAGATCAGAACTAACTGGGCAACAAGGAAACCACCAGCCCCTAAAAGTACACAAGAAA ATAATACAAAACAGTTGAGATTTGAAGATGTAGTAAATCAGTCAAGTCCAAAAAATTGTACTGTGTACTGTGGAGGAATTGCCTCGGGGCTAACAG ATCAGCTTATGAGACAGACTTTTTCACCGTTTGGACAGATTATGGAAATAAGGGTGTTTCCAGAAAAAGGTTACTCATTTGTCAG gTTTTCAACCCATGAAAGTGCAGCACATGCTATTGTTTCAGTTAATGGAACCACAATTGAAGGACATGTTGTTAAATGTTATTGGGGTAAAGAATCCCCTGATATGACTAAGAACTTCCAACAG GTGGATTACAGTCAGTGGGGACAATGGAGCCAAGTATATGGAAATCCACAACAGTATGGGCAATATATGGCTAATGGGTGGCAGGTACCGTCGTATGGAATGTACGGCCAAGCATGGAATCAACAGGGTTTTGGAGTAGA cCAATCTCCATCTGCTGCCTGGATGGGTGGATTTGGTGCTCAGCCTGCCCAGGGACAAGGTGCTCCTGTAATACCTAACCAAGCTGGATATGGTATGGCAAGCTACCAAACGCAGTGA